A single window of Anopheles moucheti chromosome 2, idAnoMoucSN_F20_07, whole genome shotgun sequence DNA harbors:
- the LOC128299835 gene encoding uncharacterized protein LOC128299835 isoform X4 has protein sequence MSLKKASRTKSLSLSGDDFPLRPATGAGNVTGKPKATFSAVKRPEDTLKIMKYIDDNVIGKGVAFLGPYGRRKVVYADYASSGRSLQFLEDYINKEVLPAFGDISCISAVTGLQSHLYDNEARDLVRAAVGANGEDEIVFCDNPAERLCYLLSNPNVCDLTPSQFHNSSHSAISNLSLGALHQQSLQLGTSLRHNSFSNTSNLSDSVVDVSSQHQQSLSVAPPILFVSTSEPVANLRSWIDAGWQIERIVKNHEGFLDLVDLEKRLQHYSESRRKMVGLFSGASRLTGILADDVATTILLHQYDALSIWDHSMAASCAPICTNPILPGAQKDAIYFHCNRLVGGVQAPGVLVIKRRLIEHSTSFLTDSVGVVGAVRAGLVLQLKESLGSQAIMGRMEKTCKQMLAHVRTIPEIALLGPPCTTAKRLTTLCFMVRHPRGAFLHHRFVVAVLNDVFGIQATADNMVSDSLGINPQLMVEYEKLLNDESLRAGCLHPGYTRITFPFFMPESEVAFILEALKMVATEAWKLLPQYEVDEQSGEWRHHSNSLAKERKWLGAIRYIDGKMLFSDRRISGPGSFPQNYSDCLQTARNLFNRARKMAQRSTTEQIVLKHPNAAMEKLRWYMLSGEAHELLLGHSHNVKNTVPFDPTRIPENSSLMLIHRHHSLSALDIKRFKSRSLPASPLQIANRRQNSSSPCQSHSPTPTSSPPMVRFSVGGEVTTLLNPSPMATGHSSHSTSAGIVPASSGPIGRDMNVSRNRCHSWGAASYRAHTGGLTARDVTVNAATQRNTTPDGHHDTKQPATSIAPTGNASLHALGPQTRASLGLVEPQQHLPYSVQRSYQTQQSMPAPSQQQRPPPLRRPLSVVSTAPIPLPGTTGRLPKQRSCSCSSQTDVSLQHQDSAPLPGTASPTPSLPNLRSLMGSSCSESTEDIQAYVKEMTKELATEIKSEIREVISKVEDVLESTDSIEMSSLLNFNSLGQLSHGPVENKRDSISTSDVVDYLREFSKEMTNEVKSEIRDVVNAVDEIISPEGFLGSRKNSPPDIVRNGAASGTVATNHAHPAAGGHKLLIKQRYSDITPDAKIHRPRSADNDNSKHRSESFPRPSSAASPEHMGLMGPPHHYAVGAIGKSFDPRSTMSSQDSGINMNFCESAEESNRARVGRMAGNDRIRTVSADVDSSSKHTIPPRRLISEPSGGSILETSPSADGGAGHTDNGTTGGKNPLTRQQHVLNRTPSGDAGPIVQAPCVSTIQWHQMPKEVWKQAAELFVKLAEMFEI, from the exons TGGTATATGCCGACTATGCGTCGTCTGGCCGTTCGTTGCAGTTTTTAGAAGATTATATAAATAAGGAAGTTTTGCCGGCGTTTGGTGATATCAGCTGCATATCGGCCGTTACAGGATTGCAATCACATTTATATGA CAATGAAGCCCGGGACCTGGTGCGTGCAGCGGTCGGTGCCAATGGAGAAGATGAGATCGTTTTCTGTGATAATCCCGCTGAACGTTTGTGCTATCTGCTGTCGAATCCTAACGTTTGTGACCTCACTCCATCACAGTTTCACAACAGTTCTCACAGTGCCATTAGCAATCTTTCCCTCGGCGCGTTGCACCAACAGTCACTACAGCTCGGAACTTCGCTCCGGCACAACAGTTTCTCCAATACTTCCAACCTGTCGGACAGCGTGGTAGATGTCAGTAGCCAGCACCAGCAGAGCCTGTCGGTAGCGCCACCGATCCTGTTCGTGAGCACCTCCGAACCGGTAGCCAACCTACGCTCGTGGATCGATGCCGGTTGGCAGATCGAGCGTATAGTGAAAAACCATGAAGGATTCCTGGATTTGGTTGATTTGGAGAAACGGTTGCAGCACTACTCCGAGTCACGGCGAAAGATGGTCGGTCTGTTCTCCGGTGCGTCCCGGCTGACGGGCATTCTGGCGGACGATGTGGCAACCACGATTCTACTGCACCAGTACGACGCCCTTTCCATATGGGACCACTCGATGGCGGCATCATGTGCACCGATCTGCACCAACCCGATCCTGCCCGGTGCACAGAAGGATGCCATATATTTCCACTGCAATCGACTGGTCGGTGGAGTGCAGGCCCCCGGGGTGCTAGTCATTAAGCGTAGACTAATCGAACACAGTACCTCTTTTCTGACGGATTCCGTCGGTGTGGTCGGTGCGGTACGAGCGGGACTCGTGCTGCAGCTGAAGGAATCGCTCGGCTCGCAGGCGATCATGGGTCGCATGGAGAAAACGTGCAAGCAAATGTTGGCCCACGTGCGTACCATTCCGGAGATTGCGCTGCTCGGTCCGCCGTGCACAACGGCCAAACGGCTCACGACGCTCTGCTTCATGGTGCGCCATCCAAGGGGTGCCTTCCTGCACCATCGGTTCGTGGTAGCTGTGTTGAACGATGTGTTCGGTATTCAGGCCACGGCCGATAATATGGTTAGCGATTCGCTCGGTATCAATCCCCAGCTGATGGTAGAGTATGAAAAGCTCCTGAACGACGAATCCTTGAGGGCGGGCTGTCTGCATCCCGGGTACACCCGCATCACGTTTCCATTCTTTATGCCCGAATCGGAAGTAGCCTTCATCTTGGAAGCGCTTAAAATGGTCGCAACCGAGGCGTGGAAGCTGCTGCCCCAGTACGAAGTGGACGAACAGTCCGGTGAGTGGCGACACCATTCAAACTCGCTGGCAAAGGAACGCAAATGGCTCGGTGCCATCCGGTACATCGATGGGAAAATGTTGTTCTCTGACCGGCGCATTTCGGGCCCCGGTTCATTCCCCCAGAACTACTCCGACTGTTTGCAGACGGCGCGGAATCTCTTCAACCGGGCACGTAAAATGGCCCAACGGTCCACCACGGAGCAAATCGTACTGAAGCACCCGAACGCGGCAATGGAGAAGCTGCGATGGTATATGTTGTCGGGTGAGGCGCACGAATTGCTGCTAGGCCATTCGCATAACGTAAAAAACACCGTACCTTTCGATCCTACTAGAA TACCTGAGAATTCGTCGCTGATGTTGATTCATCGACACCACAGCCTGTCGGCGTTGGACATTAAACGGTTCAAGAGCCGCAGTCTGCCAGCATCTCCGCTGCAGATAGCGAACCGTCGTCAGAACTCATCCTCCCCGTGTCAGTCACACAGTCCAACGCCGACGTCATCACCGCCCATGGTGCGGTTTTCGGTCGGAGGTGAAGTCACGACCTTGCTCAACCCTTCCCCGATGGCAACGGGCCATAGCAGCCATAGTACCTCCGCCGGGATCGTCCCAGCTTCTTCCGGACCCATCGGGCGTGACATGAATGTCAGCCGTAACAG ATGTCACAGCTGGGGAGCGGCCAGCTATCGCGCACATACTGGTGGCCTTACTGCACGGGACGTGACCGTAAACGCAGCAACGCAGCGTAATACTACGCCCGACGGACACCATGACACCAAACAGCCGGCCACTTCGATTGCCCCGACCGGCAATGCGAGTCTGCACGCACTGGGGCCACAGACACGTGCGAGCCTTGGGTTGGTGGAACCACAACAGCATCTACCGTACAGCGTACAGCGATCGTATCAAACGCAACAATCGATGCCGGCACCGTCACAGCAGCAACGGCCGCCACCGCTGCGACGCCCACTGTCGGTGGTGTCTACTGCACCGATTCCGCTACCCGGGACGACTGGCCGGCTACCGAAGCAGAGATCCTGCTCATGCAGCAGTCAGACGGACGTTAGTCTGCAGCACCAGGATAGCGCACCACTGCCGGGCACGGCGTCACCGACACCGAGCCTTCCTAATCTACGTTCGCTAATGGGAAG CAGCTGCAGTGAGAGTACGGAAGATATCCAGGCGTACGTGAAGGAGATGACGAAGGAGCTGGCCACCGAGATTAAGTCCGAGATCCGGGAGGTGATCAGCAAGGTGGAGGACGTCCTGGAGAGTACGGACAGCATTGAGATGAGCAGCTTGCTTAACTTTAATTCGCTCGGACAGTTAAG CCATGGACCGGTGGAAAACAAGCGCGATTCCATCTCTACCAGTGATGTGGTCGACTACTTGCGCGAGTTCAGCAAAGAGATGACGAACGAGGTGAAGTCCGAGATACGGGATGTCGTGAACGCGGTGGACGAAATCATTTCGCCGGAAGGATTTCTTGGCTCGCGCAAAAACTCACCCCCGGACATAGTGCGCAATGGGGCGGCTAGTGGAACGGTCGCCACCAATCACGCACACCCAGCAGCTGGAGGACACAAACT CTTGATCAAACAACGGTACAGCGATATAACGCCGGATGCCAAGATCCATCGGCCACGGTCGGCCGACAACGACAATAGCAAGCATCGTTCGGAATCGTTCCCGAGACCGAGTTCGGCCGCCAGTCCGGAACATATGGGCCTAATGGGGCCACCGCACCATTACGCCGTTGGTGCGATTGGGAAGAGTTTCGATCCACGGTCCACCATGTCCTCGCAGGATTCGGGTATCAATATGAACTTTTGTGAGTCAGCCGAGGAAAGTAACCGTGCGCGCGTGGGACGAATGGCCGGCAACGATAG AATACGCACAGTCTCCGCCGATGTGGACAGTTCCAGCAAGCACACCATTCCACCGCGACGACTCATATCGGAACCGTCGGGTGGATCGATCCTAGAAACATCTCCCAGTGCGGATGGTGGTGCTGGCCATACAGACAACGGTACCACCGGTGGCAAGAACCCGCTCACACGTCAGCAACACGTCCTCAACCGCACACCGTCGGGCGATGCGGGACCAATCGTTCAggcaccatgcgtctccaccATCCAGTGGCACCAGATGCCGAAGGAAGTTTGGAAGCAGGCAGCCGAG TTGTTCGTGAAGTTGGCcgaaatgtttgaaatataA